TCCGGCCGGGCTGCCAGAAATTTTTCAAGTCCGTCATGATAGAAAAATGTGGGTTTGCCCGTCCATTTATCCATGGGACAAATCCCGATGATTTCATCATCAAGCCCCAACGTATCCAAATTCCGGGTATGGGCACCGTACAGGCTGATAATCCGGGTAAAGGGCCTATCGACCGGAATGCTTCGTCCGCCGGCATCCGTAACAACAATCCCGGCATGGCTTGGCAGCGCCACGGCTAAAAGCAAAAAAAATATAATACCTATCGAATGAATGATTTTCATTTTAAAAACACCACCTGTTTACAATGAATGGCGTCATCGAAATATACCCGGGGTGACACCTGAAAAACCTTTCTAATTACCGATTCCGTGAACACCTCTTCAACCGGCCCATGTGCTATAACTCGCCCCTTTTTTAAAAAGAGCAGGATCCGGCAGAACCGGGCAGCCATATTTAAATCCTGCATCACACTGATCACCGTGAGACCCTTATTTTTAACCCGGTCCGCAGCCAGTTTCATCAGCGAAAGGGAGTGACGAATGTCCAGATTAGAAGCGGCCTCGTCCAGGATCAGACAGGAGGCGTCCTGGGCCAGGGCCCTGGCAAATACCACACGCTGGCGTTCCCCGCCGGACAGTTCCGTGACATGGCGACGTGAAAAATCGCTGATCCCCGTGGCAGCCATGGCCTGTGCCACCAGTTCCCGATCCTTTGCACCCGGTACACTAAACCGGCCCAGATGGGGATATCGTCCCATCATGACCACCTGTTCCACGGTAAAGGGGAAATTTACCCGGAAATCCTGGGGCACCAGCGCACACTTTTTCGCCAGCTCGCCGACAGTTAAATCATCAAGAAGCCTGCCGTCCAGCAAAATATCGCCGATTTGGGGTTTCAGGTGCCCTGTAATCAGATCAAGCAGGGTGGTTTTTCCACTGCCGTTGGGCCCAAGCACCCCATGAAAGCACCCAGTCTCTATTTCCAGGCTGAGCCCTGAAAATAGAGGCTGGGTTTCATAGGAAAAACAGATATCCTTTAATGTATATCCCATGGGCTTTAAAATCTTTGTTTACCGGAAAACTGGCGTTTAAACACATAACAGAAAAACGGCCCCCCGATCAATGCGGTAAGCACCCCGATGGGAAGCTCCGAGGGCAGCACAGCCCGGGTAAAGGTATCTGCACACAGCAGCAGCACGGCGCCTGCCAGAAGGGAAACAGGCATCAGCCACTGGTTGTCCGCCCCCACAATCCCGCGCATCATATGGGGCACCAAAAGCCCCACAAACCCGATGATGCCGGATACGGACACGCACACGGCCGCCATGAGGGAAGCTGCGGCCAAAAGAATCAGACGGGATTTTTTCACATCCACACCAAGGGACGCGGCAGCCCGGTCGCCCAGGGCCATAAGATTCAAGTCCCTGCCAAAACAAAGGCATACCAAAGCGCCGATGCCCACAAAGGCAAGAGAAAGCCCCACATCCGTCCAGGTCTTGGCGGCAAAGCTGCCCATGAGCCAGAAAACAATCACCGAGACCCGTTCATCCGCTGCATATTTCAAAAAACTGATCCCGGCGGAGAGGATAGCGGCAACGATAATACCCGAAAGAATCAAGTTGTTGGATGAATACCCCCCGGCAGTGCCGCCGGACAGATAGAGTACCACAGCCAAAGTCATGACGGCACCGGCAAAGGCACACAGGCCCACACTTAACCCCTGAAAGTAACTCATATTGAAAAAAAAGGCCACACAGGCCCCAAAGGCCGCACCGGCCGAAATGCCAAGGGTATAGGGATCCGCCAGGGGGTTTCTCAAAATGCCCTGGAACACCACCCCGGAAACCGAAAGGCCTGCGCCTACAATGGCGGCCGTTAAAATTCTGGGAAGGCGCACATCCCAGATAATGGCCGATGCCAGCGCATCCACAGGCTCACGGCTGCAAAGCTTTTCCCAGACCACCGCCAACACCTGTACAAAAGGCAAGCGAACCACGCCCATCGCCGCAGACACCACAATGATCCCGCCCAGCAGCAAACATAAAGCGATCGCCACCCGGGCGGAGGATTTTTTTATGCCTGTCACAATCGGCATAGTTAACACCGATCCTCTCAATTTCGATTATTATTCAACACCTGAACGAAAAAACCGTGTTTGGACACAAGGTTGCCCAGATGCAAGGCGCGAAAAAATTTACAACCGTAAACTGCAATTGGCAATAAGGATTGTAAATTTTTTCGCAACGCCGCAGATGGGTAA
Above is a window of uncultured Desulfobacter sp. DNA encoding:
- a CDS encoding ABC transporter ATP-binding protein, with the protein product MGYTLKDICFSYETQPLFSGLSLEIETGCFHGVLGPNGSGKTTLLDLITGHLKPQIGDILLDGRLLDDLTVGELAKKCALVPQDFRVNFPFTVEQVVMMGRYPHLGRFSVPGAKDRELVAQAMAATGISDFSRRHVTELSGGERQRVVFARALAQDASCLILDEAASNLDIRHSLSLMKLAADRVKNKGLTVISVMQDLNMAARFCRILLFLKKGRVIAHGPVEEVFTESVIRKVFQVSPRVYFDDAIHCKQVVFLK
- a CDS encoding iron ABC transporter permease encodes the protein MPIVTGIKKSSARVAIALCLLLGGIIVVSAAMGVVRLPFVQVLAVVWEKLCSREPVDALASAIIWDVRLPRILTAAIVGAGLSVSGVVFQGILRNPLADPYTLGISAGAAFGACVAFFFNMSYFQGLSVGLCAFAGAVMTLAVVLYLSGGTAGGYSSNNLILSGIIVAAILSAGISFLKYAADERVSVIVFWLMGSFAAKTWTDVGLSLAFVGIGALVCLCFGRDLNLMALGDRAAASLGVDVKKSRLILLAAASLMAAVCVSVSGIIGFVGLLVPHMMRGIVGADNQWLMPVSLLAGAVLLLCADTFTRAVLPSELPIGVLTALIGGPFFCYVFKRQFSGKQRF